The window GTCGAGCACCGAATCACCTTTCTCGATGACGTCGCCGTCCTGCTTGAGCCAGGTGTCGATGCGCCCTTCGGTCATCGACAGGCCCCACTTGGGCATGGTCAGGGTATGGATGCGGCTCATGCGACCTTCCTCCCGCGCACCAGCTCCAGGACCGTAGCCTCGATCTTCGCCGCGCTGGGGATGTACAGGTCTTCCAGGGCGTCGGAGAAAGGCACTGGCGTGTGTGGCGCGGTGACCTGGCGGATCGGTCCCTTGAGAGCGCTGAAGGCCTGCTCGGCGACCAGGGCAGCGATGTCGGTGGCCATGGAGCAACGCGGGTTGGCCTCGTCGATGACCACCAGGCGGCCGGTCTTCTCCACGCTTTCGAGGATGCTGTCGGCGTCCAGCGGGCTGGTGGTACGCAGGTCCAGCACCTCGCAGGACACGCCCTGGCGCGCCAGGCTGGCGGCGGCGTCCATGGCCAGGTGGACCATGCGGCCATAGGTCACCAACGTGACGTCATCGCCATCGCGCAGGAAGTTGGCTTCGCCGAAAGGCACGGTGTACAGCTCTTCCGGCACTTCGCCCTGCATCGAGTAGAGCAGCTTGTGCTCGCAGAAGATCACCGGGTCGTTGTCGCGGATCGCCTGGATCAGCAGGCCCTTGGCGTCATATGGCGAGGAAGGGCAGACCACCTTCAGCCCGGGAATGTGCGTCCACAGCGCGGTGAGCATCTGCGAATGCTGGGCGGCGGCCCGCAGGCCGGCCCCGACCATGGTACGGATCACCAGCGGGGTGACCGCCTTGCCACCGAACATGTAGCGGAACTTGGCCGCCTGGTTGAGGATCTGGTCCAGACAGCAGCCGGCGAAGTCGACGAACATCAGCTCGCACACCGGACGCAGGCCACGGGTGGCGGCGCCGACCGCGGCCCCCACGTAGCCGATCTCCGACAGTGGGGTGTCCAGCACGCGGCCGGGGAATTCGTGGAACAGGCCCTTGGTGACCCCAAGCACGCCGCCCCAGGCGTCGTCTTCTCCGGGGGCGCCAGCCCCGCCGGCGTTATCCTCGCCCATGATGAACACCGTCTGGTCGCGGCGCATTTCCTGGGCCAGGGCTTCGTTGATGGCCTGCTGGTAACTGATCTTTCTGGCCATGATGGCTCTCCTCTTGTTGTTCTTTCGGAGCCGGGTGGCAGGCATGATGCTCGGCACCCGGCGAGCATTCTCAGGGGTAGGCGACGTACACGTCGCTCAGCAGGTCGGCCGGCGAGGGCTTGGGGTCGGCCTTGGCGCGCAGCACGGCCTCATCGATGCTGGCGTGCACCTGGGCATCGATGCTGTCCAGGGCAGAAGGCTGCAGCAGGCCGGCGCGCACGGTGCGCTCGCGGAACTGCATCAGGCAGTCGCGCGTCTCGCGGTAGTGCTTGACCTCGTCCGGTGCGCGATAGGTCTGGGCATCGCC of the Pseudomonas vanderleydeniana genome contains:
- a CDS encoding alpha-ketoacid dehydrogenase subunit beta, with amino-acid sequence MARKISYQQAINEALAQEMRRDQTVFIMGEDNAGGAGAPGEDDAWGGVLGVTKGLFHEFPGRVLDTPLSEIGYVGAAVGAATRGLRPVCELMFVDFAGCCLDQILNQAAKFRYMFGGKAVTPLVIRTMVGAGLRAAAQHSQMLTALWTHIPGLKVVCPSSPYDAKGLLIQAIRDNDPVIFCEHKLLYSMQGEVPEELYTVPFGEANFLRDGDDVTLVTYGRMVHLAMDAAASLARQGVSCEVLDLRTTSPLDADSILESVEKTGRLVVIDEANPRCSMATDIAALVAEQAFSALKGPIRQVTAPHTPVPFSDALEDLYIPSAAKIEATVLELVRGRKVA